TCAAATGGGTAAAACCTATGTGGTCCGTGACAATCTTACTGCTCCAAAATGGAGGGTAATGAATGAAATTAGAGATATTCTTGGGCACATGTGCATGAAAGCTGTAAGCGAGGATCCAATCAAAGGCCAAAAAATTACTGCATGGTTTGCCTCCGATATCCCAGTTCCAGTTGGCCCAGAAGAGTTATTTGGCCTACCTGGATTGATTTTGGCCTATGACATCAATGACGGCATGCTGATCGTCGAAGCTGAGAAAATCGCTTTTGGAGAACCTTCTGAAATCATCACATTACCTAAAAAAATGAAGGGAAAAGAAGTGTCGGGTACAGAATATCTAGAGCTCGTCAAAAACTTTATCCAGAATTCTGTAGAAAGTAAGCAGGCTTGGATGTGGGATTTGAGATATTGAGCAGGTAATAATCCGGATAAAGAAGAATTGAAAAAGATTAGCTAGTCTTCAAACCTCTTATCTAATATTGAAATCCGTCTCCAAGCTATGAATTTGAATTAGCTAATTATCTGATTTTAAAAGAGATTACCAGAACCAACACTGCATCCAAAATCTGTACAATTCCAAAATAAACGCTGTACAATTTCAAAGTAAAAACAATACTACTTATTGATTTTCAAACACTTAATCCTATTTTAAAGAAACCCAGACACTTGGATTTTTATTTGCGACAATTCTCGCCAATCAATTTTTTGCTTGGGCTTTATCCCCTAATTTGAAGGCTCAATTTCCCCAAAAGTATGTACATCATTTTTGATACCGAGACCACTGGTCTGCCCCGGGATTACAATGCACCTATGTCCGATGTGGACAACTGGCCCAGACTGGTTCAGATCGCATGGCAGCTGCATGACGCCCGCGGCAAGCTCCTTTCCAATCACAATTACATCATCCGACCTGAGGGATTTACCATTCCTTACAATGCTGAAAAAGTACACGGTATCTCCACTAAGCGCGCTTTAGCAGAAGGTCACGACCTGAAAGAAATCCTACAGATTTTTCGGGAAGATGTCGTTCAGGCCAAATTCCTGGTGGGTCACAACATCGGTTTCGATATTAATGTGGTCGGTTCGGAATATTTGCGCGCAGAGCTAGTCATGCCCTTTGAAAGCAAAGCTGAACTCGATACCAAAGACATATCCACGGATTTTTGTGCCCTTCCTGGGGGAAAAGGGGGGAAATTCAAGTGGCCAACCCTAACTGAACTTCACCAAAAGCTTTTTGGAGTCGGATTTGATGATGCCCATGATGCAGCCTACGACGTGGACGCTACGGCACGATGCTTTTTTGGACTGATAACTCAGGGAGTGCAAAAACCCGAACCGGGAATTTTATTAGAAGAAGTCATTTACGAGGCACCGAAGCTAGCAGATGCAAACTTTGTTCAAGCCAAGGAAGAACAAAAGTCGGCCAAAGATATCCTCAAACAAGCCGGAAAAGCAGATATTTCTGATTTGGCCGATGTTCCTTTTACGCATCTGCATGTACATACTCAATATTCTGTTCTGCAAGCAACTTCCGAAATTCCATCCATCGTTGCCAAAGCTAAATCCATGGGAATGTCTGCTGTAGCAATGACCGATCATGGAAATATGATGGGCGCCTTTCATTTTGTGAAAGAAGCAATGGGCAAGGAACTCAAACCCATATTGGGATGTGAATTCAATCTCTGTCGAGATCGAAAAAACAAAGCCAATAAAGACGATGGCTATCAAACTGTGCTCCTCGCCAAAAACAAAGCTGGTTACCACAACTTGGCTAAACTAGCTTCCTATGCAAATATTGAAGGCTTTTATTATGTACCTCGAATAGACAAGGAGCTACTGGTACAATACAAAGGTGACCTGATTGCCACGACTGGTGGACTTTGGGGAGAAATCCCCTACCTGATCCTGAATGTGGGAGAAACACAGGCAGAGGAGGCTTTCCTTTGGTGGAGAGAGCAATTTGGGGAAGATTTTTATGTTGAGCTAAACCGACACGGGATACCCGAGGAGGAAAAGGTCAATGAGGTTCTTTTAGAATTTGCAAAGCGCTATAATGTCAAGTATTTTGCTGCCAACAACACCTATTATAATGACAAAGCGGATGCGAAAGCACACGATATTTTGCTTTGTGTGAAAGACGGAGAACTGGTAGAAAAACCCAAAAAATACATTGGCAAGCGTGGTCGGGAATTCCGTTATGGATTCCCCAATGATGAATTCTACCTCAAGAGTCCAGAGGAAATGAAGAAGCTTTTTGCGGATTTGCCTGAAGCTATTATTTGTACCCAAAAGATTGTAGACAAATGTGAAGCCTACAAACTTGCTCGGGAAGTCCTACTTCCGAAGTTTGATATTCCAGAGGAATTCAAGCATCCGGAAGATGAGGTAGATGGAGGAAAGCGTGGTGAAAATGCTTATCTACGCCACCTAACCTATGAAGGCGCGAAAAAACGCTACAAGGAAATCACTCCGGAGATTCAAGAACGATTGGATTTTGAATTAGCGACCATTGAAAAAACAGGATACCCTGGCTATTTCTTGATTGTTCAAGACTTTACTCGAGCTGCTAGAGACATGGGGGTTTCAGTTGGTCCAGGACGTGGATCTGCTGCAGGTTCGGCAGTCGCTTACTGCATCGGGATCACCAACGTGGACCCCATCGAATATGACCTCCTTTTTGAGAGATTCCTAAATCCAGATCGGGTTTCTCTCCCCGATATTGATATTGACTTTGATGATGAAGGTCGTCAGGATGTGATCGACTATGTCATCAAAAAGTACGGTTCCAACCAAGTGGCACAAATTATCACTTATGGTACGATGGCAGCAAAATCAGCCATTCGAGACACTGCTCGGGTTCTCAATCTACCATTAGCTGAAGCAGGCAGATTAGCCAATTTAGTACCTGATATCAAGCTGAAAACTCTTTTTGACCTCGCAAAAAATCGACCTGCGCTACAGGATAAACTCAAAGGTCAAGGAGAATTACTTCAAAAAGCCGATGAACTATTACGAATTGCCCAAGGTCAGGATGAATTAGCCAAAACGGTTAACCAAGCTACTGTATTGGAAGGCTCGGTAAGAAATACCGGAATTCACGCCTGCGGGGTAATTATCACCCCTGCTGACATCACCAACTTTGTCCCTGTTGCCTTGGCAAAGGATTCTGATATGGTCTGTACCCAATTTGACAACTCCGTAGTAGAATCAGCAGGTCTGCTAAAAATGGACTTTTTGGGACTCAAAACCTTGACTCTGATCAAAGATGCCATCAAAATCGTCAAGGAACGTCATGGGATTGAACTAGATGCAGACACCTTCCCTATCGATGATGTAAAGACATACGAGCTTTTCCAACGGGGAGAAACAGTTGGTATTTTCCAATACGAATCTGCAGGGATGCAGAAATACATGCGTGAACTGAAGCCTACGGTTTTTGCAGATTTGATAGCGATGAATGCCCTTTACCGACCAGGACCTTTGGAATACATCCCTTCATTTATCCGAAGAAAACATGGCCAAGAGCCTATCACCTACGATTTGGATGACATGAAGGAATACTTGGAGGAGACGTATGGGATTACAGTCTATCAGGAACAAGTAATGCTTTTATCCCAAAAATTGGCCGGATTTACGAAGGGAGAAGCAGACGTCCTTCGAAAAGCGATGGGTAAAAAGCAAAAGGATGTTTTGGATAAAATGAAGCCTAAGTTTGTGGAACAGGCTTCGGCAAAGGGCCACGATGCTAAAAAGCTTGAGAAAATCTGGAAAGACTGGGAGGCATTTGCATCCTATGCCTTTAACAAATCCCACTCGACATGTTATGCTTGGGTAGCCTATCAAACTGCCTATCTCAAGGCCCATTATCCTGCAGAATATCTTGCTTCGGTATTGAGCAATAACATGAATGATATCACGCAGGTCACCTTCTTTATGGAAGAATGTAAGCGAATGGGGATTCCAGTGCTTGGGCCCGATGTCAACGAATCGAAGAGTGGTTTCACCGTAAACGCTGCAGGAGAAATCCGTTTTGGATTGGCCGCCATCAAAGGGGCGGGAGCCGCAGCCGTTGAGGAAATTATCAAAGAGCGAGAAAAGGGAGGTCCATTCAAAAACATTTTCGACTTTGCAAAGCGTGTAAACTCAAGAGCATTAAATAAAAAAACCATGGAAGCCTTGGCCATGGCAGGAAGCTTCGATTGCTTTAAAGAACATCATCGAAGACAATATTTAGAGGCAGTAGACGGGGAAGTTACCCTAATTGAAAAGGCCACTAAATATGCGCAAAAAGTACAGCAGGAAGAAGATAGCGCGCAAGTCAGTCTTTTCGGAGGAGGAGGGGGAAATGCCGAAATCCCGCTGCCTTCAGTAGCACCAATGGAGCCGTTTTCACAAATTCAACAGCTGAATATTGAAAAAGAAGTCGTCGGTCTATTTATTTCCGGACATCCTTTGGATCAATACAAATTAGAGATCGAATCGTTTACAAATACGCCACTGACTGCACTTGCGGATTTGGAATCTCTAAAAGGGAAAAATGAGCTAAAAATGGCAGGATCAGTCTCCTCTTTTGCTCACCGAACCACTAAAAACGGGAAGCCATTTGGTACCCTAACCCTAGAGGATTACCATGGATCTCATACCTTCTTCTTGTTTGGAGATGACTATGTGAAGTTTAAAGAGTATTTCATGAATGGCTGGTTTCTATTTCTCTCCGCTTCGGTTGCACCTAGAAAGTGGGGAGCTGAAAATGAACTCGAAATTAAGATCAATAGCATGATGCTTTTGAGCGAGGTTCGGGGAAAAATGGTTAAAGGAATTCGTGTCAATATTGATTTGGACGACCTGAATTATGATCTAATGGAAAAGTTAGAAGCAATTACGGCGAAGTTTAAGGGGGATGCGAAATTGTACATCGATGTGATTGATCGAAGAGAAAATATTACCCTTGAACTTTTCTCTAAAAAATTCAGCATCGACCCAAGTGCTGAAATGATCAAGGAACTCAAGGCAATACCAGAGGTGGTATATAAAGTAGTTTAATCCTCTTGATCGAAAGAATCTATGATGTATAGACAAATATTCGAGAACTGCAGGAACTAAACTTCGACCAAACCACTTTTGCTGATATATTTGAAAAATAGAACTTAATAATCCAAGAATACGATGGGAAAAGCAATTGAAATAACTGATGCCAATTTTGAAGAAATTGTCTCTGGGGATAAGCCTGTATTGGTAGACTTTTGGGCGGAATGGTGCGGTCCATGCAAAATGATCGGACCAGTAGTGGAGCAAATGGCTTCTGAATACGAAGGAAAAGCTGTAATCGGAAAAGTGGACGTTGACGCGAATCCTTCCGTAGCTCAGGCATTTGGCATCCGTTCTATCCCGACCTTATTGTTTTTCAAAGACGGTAAAATCGTTGATAAGCAAATCGGAGCTGTTCCAAAAGCAGTTCTTGCTCAAAAACTTGATGCACAACTTTAATTCTTAATTACACTGAGAATCGAGCCGTGGAGAAACTCTTCACGGCTTTTTTTATCTTCACCTCAGCATGCAAGAGTCTCTCATAACCTTAGACGAATTTTGGAACCTTCGGAAGGTGCTCCCAATAATTGATGCCAGAAGCGAAGGCGAATTTATGCAAAGTCATATTCCAGGCTCTTACAATTTGCCGATTCTAACTAATTCAGAACGAATTGAGATAGGTACTCTTTATAAGAAAAAAGGGGCACAAGAAGCTACACTCAAAGGCTTTGAATTGGTAGGCCCAAGATTTCATCAGATTCAAAAAGAAGCATTACAAAAATTCCCAAATAGAAAAATAATAGTCTACTGTTGGAGAGGAGGAATGCGGAGTCAAATCCTTTCTTGGTTATTATCCATGGTTGGGTTTGAGATTTTCAGACTCAAGGGTGGTTATAAAAGCTATCGATCATTCACCTTTGAAAAGGTTAGATCAGAATACCCCTTCCTTATCCTTGGAGGTAAAACAGGCATTGGAAAAACGCTTCTTTTAAAGAAACTAAAAGAAAAAGGAGAACAAGTCGTCGACCTAGAGGGCTTAGCTCATCATAAAGGATCTTCTTTTGGTTCGATTGGACAGCCTCCTCAACCTTCAGTGGAACAATTTGAAAATCTTTTAGCCGAAGAACTAGTAAAATTTGATTCTACACAGCCAATATGGGTAGAGAATGAAAGCCGAAAAATCGGAAGAACCATTGTTCCAGATCGATTTTATGAACAAATGCTAGAAGCACCACTTTTGGAGATCCAAAAATCCGAAGAAGAACGAATTGAACATATTTCAGAAGAATACTCCAAATTACCCAAGGAAGAATTGATCGCAGCAGTAAAAAGACTCCATAAGCGATTAGGAGGAATAAGAACACAAGAAGCTATTTGGGATATCGAGCAAGGAAACCATGTATCATGGATTTCAAATCTCTTGATCTACTACGACAAGACCTACGATTTTGACCTTAATAAACATCAAAAATCAAAAATAACCCACCTTGATTTTACTGGCCTTAACTGGATTGATCAAGTTGAAGCATTAATTACCACAAAGAAAAATATCAATGGAAACCCCTGAAATTAGATTAACGGAATGGAGTGAAGGCTCAGGTTGCGGATGTAAAATCGCTCCTGCCATTTTGGATCAAATCCTCCTATCTAGTGGAACATTTAAGCAAAATGATCCTAATCTACTCGTAGGAAATTCTCAAAAAGATGATGCTGCTGTATACCAAGTGTCCGAAGATTTAGCCATTATAAATACAGTAGATTTTTTCACTCCCATAGTTGACGATCCTTTTGAATTTGGTAGAATTTCAGCTGCAAATGCAATCTCGGACATCTATGCTATGGGAGGAAAACCACTTTTTGCCAATGCAATATTAAGTTGGCCAGTAGAAAAACTAGCTCCTGATTTAGCTGCCAAAGTTCTAGAAGGCGCCAAGGTGATTTGTCAAAAAGCTGGAATTGAAATCGCCGGGGGACATTCAATCGCAGCAAAAGATCCAATTTTCGGACTATCTGTGAATGGAATAATTCACCCAAAAAAAATAAAAACTAACCAAGGGGCACAAGAAGGAGATATAATTTATCTGACAAAGCCTTTGGGAATTGGCATATTAGCAACAGCTCTGAAACGTTCTAAAATAGACCAAAAAGGCTATTCAAATCTTATTGAAGTAGCCTGCAAAATAAATTCTATTGGGATGGAGTTGGGCAACCATGAAGAAGTCCATGCAATAACAGATGTCACAGGTTTCGGACTTTTAGGCCATTTAATCGAAATGGCAGAAGGAGCTCATCTAACTGCAGAAATTATTCTATCTCAATTGCCTTTAATCGAAGGAATACAAGAATATATCAACC
Above is a window of Algoriphagus sanaruensis DNA encoding:
- the selD gene encoding selenide, water dikinase SelD; the protein is METPEIRLTEWSEGSGCGCKIAPAILDQILLSSGTFKQNDPNLLVGNSQKDDAAVYQVSEDLAIINTVDFFTPIVDDPFEFGRISAANAISDIYAMGGKPLFANAILSWPVEKLAPDLAAKVLEGAKVICQKAGIEIAGGHSIAAKDPIFGLSVNGIIHPKKIKTNQGAQEGDIIYLTKPLGIGILATALKRSKIDQKGYSNLIEVACKINSIGMELGNHEEVHAITDVTGFGLLGHLIEMAEGAHLTAEIILSQLPLIEGIQEYINQFIFPDNTYRNWNAFNTKVRGITGMDLVKFCDPQTSGGLLIAVNKDNKEWFETTLQNHNQAFWEIGQFIPKNEYPVIVS
- the mnmH gene encoding tRNA 2-selenouridine(34) synthase MnmH, whose translation is MQESLITLDEFWNLRKVLPIIDARSEGEFMQSHIPGSYNLPILTNSERIEIGTLYKKKGAQEATLKGFELVGPRFHQIQKEALQKFPNRKIIVYCWRGGMRSQILSWLLSMVGFEIFRLKGGYKSYRSFTFEKVRSEYPFLILGGKTGIGKTLLLKKLKEKGEQVVDLEGLAHHKGSSFGSIGQPPQPSVEQFENLLAEELVKFDSTQPIWVENESRKIGRTIVPDRFYEQMLEAPLLEIQKSEEERIEHISEEYSKLPKEELIAAVKRLHKRLGGIRTQEAIWDIEQGNHVSWISNLLIYYDKTYDFDLNKHQKSKITHLDFTGLNWIDQVEALITTKKNINGNP
- the dnaE gene encoding DNA polymerase III subunit alpha codes for the protein MYIIFDTETTGLPRDYNAPMSDVDNWPRLVQIAWQLHDARGKLLSNHNYIIRPEGFTIPYNAEKVHGISTKRALAEGHDLKEILQIFREDVVQAKFLVGHNIGFDINVVGSEYLRAELVMPFESKAELDTKDISTDFCALPGGKGGKFKWPTLTELHQKLFGVGFDDAHDAAYDVDATARCFFGLITQGVQKPEPGILLEEVIYEAPKLADANFVQAKEEQKSAKDILKQAGKADISDLADVPFTHLHVHTQYSVLQATSEIPSIVAKAKSMGMSAVAMTDHGNMMGAFHFVKEAMGKELKPILGCEFNLCRDRKNKANKDDGYQTVLLAKNKAGYHNLAKLASYANIEGFYYVPRIDKELLVQYKGDLIATTGGLWGEIPYLILNVGETQAEEAFLWWREQFGEDFYVELNRHGIPEEEKVNEVLLEFAKRYNVKYFAANNTYYNDKADAKAHDILLCVKDGELVEKPKKYIGKRGREFRYGFPNDEFYLKSPEEMKKLFADLPEAIICTQKIVDKCEAYKLAREVLLPKFDIPEEFKHPEDEVDGGKRGENAYLRHLTYEGAKKRYKEITPEIQERLDFELATIEKTGYPGYFLIVQDFTRAARDMGVSVGPGRGSAAGSAVAYCIGITNVDPIEYDLLFERFLNPDRVSLPDIDIDFDDEGRQDVIDYVIKKYGSNQVAQIITYGTMAAKSAIRDTARVLNLPLAEAGRLANLVPDIKLKTLFDLAKNRPALQDKLKGQGELLQKADELLRIAQGQDELAKTVNQATVLEGSVRNTGIHACGVIITPADITNFVPVALAKDSDMVCTQFDNSVVESAGLLKMDFLGLKTLTLIKDAIKIVKERHGIELDADTFPIDDVKTYELFQRGETVGIFQYESAGMQKYMRELKPTVFADLIAMNALYRPGPLEYIPSFIRRKHGQEPITYDLDDMKEYLEETYGITVYQEQVMLLSQKLAGFTKGEADVLRKAMGKKQKDVLDKMKPKFVEQASAKGHDAKKLEKIWKDWEAFASYAFNKSHSTCYAWVAYQTAYLKAHYPAEYLASVLSNNMNDITQVTFFMEECKRMGIPVLGPDVNESKSGFTVNAAGEIRFGLAAIKGAGAAAVEEIIKEREKGGPFKNIFDFAKRVNSRALNKKTMEALAMAGSFDCFKEHHRRQYLEAVDGEVTLIEKATKYAQKVQQEEDSAQVSLFGGGGGNAEIPLPSVAPMEPFSQIQQLNIEKEVVGLFISGHPLDQYKLEIESFTNTPLTALADLESLKGKNELKMAGSVSSFAHRTTKNGKPFGTLTLEDYHGSHTFFLFGDDYVKFKEYFMNGWFLFLSASVAPRKWGAENELEIKINSMMLLSEVRGKMVKGIRVNIDLDDLNYDLMEKLEAITAKFKGDAKLYIDVIDRRENITLELFSKKFSIDPSAEMIKELKAIPEVVYKVV
- a CDS encoding GLPGLI family protein, whose protein sequence is MKLKHLVTLVLILIASGIKAQNIVGEVEYRYKIFYDKIYSSMPHLTQQERDRILLTWGNPDGYSTRMKLQFWPDKSLYTYGEPYEVRSYSWQVEDYFVFNNLAEQSYLKYMDQMGKTYVVRDNLTAPKWRVMNEIRDILGHMCMKAVSEDPIKGQKITAWFASDIPVPVGPEELFGLPGLILAYDINDGMLIVEAEKIAFGEPSEIITLPKKMKGKEVSGTEYLELVKNFIQNSVESKQAWMWDLRY
- the trxA gene encoding thioredoxin; translation: MGKAIEITDANFEEIVSGDKPVLVDFWAEWCGPCKMIGPVVEQMASEYEGKAVIGKVDVDANPSVAQAFGIRSIPTLLFFKDGKIVDKQIGAVPKAVLAQKLDAQL